A portion of the Leptospira noumeaensis genome contains these proteins:
- a CDS encoding TonB-dependent receptor plug domain-containing protein: protein MHSFIQFLFPILCLFVLFIGEVHSQTRPKDTGKNSKTTDQTQNTTVVPKEPEPTKETPQSTGTTTAPVSETGNGDPTTPQEEVDRFKDLDNKNGIVVTGSRGERRLKDSAVATEVISRKRIEQTGARNLGEVLETQTGINVTPFFGGSQVQMLGLDSKYVLFLVDGQRIAGRLNNTIDLTRFKVQNIERVEIVKGSSSSLYGADAIGGVINIITKQAEKPEHYQFRTTYGNGRQTNFGSQGEKNMIADVGFRNEYVASNFFGGFNQSAAYDLDPKTPSTTGNAFQDANVGGNMIFNPDGQLKVKTGINYLNRNQAGIDSRSNGGVFDRTNLTNDFLGLGALEYTYGKRNMVSFRGNFSRWENHYKLDQRNSNELDVTEITNEFSSQGVAQIDHEINNDHMVTAGVESYSEELQSDRLQRRNAYRTRRAAFIQDEWVIWRQGFVWRLVPGVRHDVDSQFGGQTTPKIATKVDITSNLVFRASYGKGFRPPSFRELYLRFENPGVGYVVDGNDKLRPEKSTTVNADIEYTPYKFWTLSLSVFRNDITDLIQYSFGTRTSEFANFQLKNIQRAYTRGVEAGSRVRFLKYFALELGYNQTDTRDLTTDRPLEGRALHQGTMNFFVNAPGGWEFALRAKRLDKRPFYSTTNEFTAGTSTALIDQQTKSVEENNKVVYGKPFTLLNVRMEKKFFDGRMSLFLGVDNVLDQYELTYNPIRPRFYYGGLQATF from the coding sequence ATGCATTCTTTCATCCAATTTTTGTTTCCCATCCTTTGCCTCTTTGTACTTTTTATTGGTGAAGTACATTCCCAAACACGTCCGAAAGATACGGGAAAAAATAGCAAAACAACTGACCAAACACAAAATACCACCGTAGTTCCGAAAGAACCGGAACCGACAAAGGAAACTCCTCAATCCACAGGAACCACTACCGCACCTGTTTCAGAAACAGGAAATGGGGATCCAACAACTCCACAAGAGGAAGTTGATCGATTCAAAGATTTAGACAATAAAAATGGAATTGTTGTTACAGGATCTCGTGGGGAACGCCGTTTAAAAGATTCGGCTGTAGCTACAGAAGTCATTTCTCGCAAACGAATCGAACAAACAGGAGCACGTAACTTAGGTGAGGTGCTAGAAACTCAAACGGGAATCAATGTAACTCCTTTTTTTGGTGGTTCACAGGTCCAAATGTTGGGCCTTGATTCTAAGTATGTATTGTTTCTTGTAGATGGACAACGAATTGCAGGCCGATTGAACAATACAATTGACCTCACTCGATTCAAAGTTCAAAATATCGAACGAGTTGAAATTGTAAAAGGAAGTTCTTCTTCTTTATATGGTGCCGATGCCATTGGTGGAGTGATCAATATCATCACCAAACAAGCTGAAAAACCAGAACATTACCAATTCCGAACTACTTACGGAAACGGAAGACAAACCAATTTTGGTTCCCAAGGTGAAAAGAATATGATCGCCGATGTTGGGTTTAGAAATGAATATGTTGCTTCCAATTTTTTTGGAGGATTCAACCAATCAGCGGCTTACGACTTAGATCCAAAAACTCCATCCACTACAGGAAATGCATTCCAAGATGCCAACGTTGGTGGAAACATGATCTTCAATCCCGACGGCCAATTAAAAGTAAAAACTGGAATTAATTATTTAAACAGAAACCAAGCAGGGATTGATTCTAGATCCAATGGTGGTGTTTTTGACCGAACCAATCTAACAAACGACTTTCTTGGGTTAGGTGCACTTGAGTATACTTATGGAAAACGAAATATGGTTTCTTTTCGAGGAAATTTTTCTCGTTGGGAAAACCACTATAAGTTGGATCAAAGAAATTCGAATGAACTCGATGTAACAGAAATTACCAATGAGTTTTCTTCCCAAGGTGTCGCTCAAATTGATCACGAAATCAATAATGATCATATGGTCACCGCTGGGGTGGAATCCTATTCGGAAGAATTACAATCCGACAGGCTCCAAAGAAGAAATGCTTACCGAACAAGACGAGCTGCTTTTATCCAAGATGAATGGGTGATTTGGCGGCAAGGTTTTGTTTGGCGACTCGTTCCTGGGGTTCGACATGATGTGGATTCCCAATTCGGTGGACAAACCACTCCAAAAATTGCAACCAAAGTAGATATCACTAGTAATTTAGTGTTTCGTGCCAGTTACGGAAAAGGATTTCGTCCTCCTTCCTTTAGAGAATTATATTTACGCTTTGAAAACCCAGGTGTTGGGTATGTGGTAGATGGAAATGACAAACTTAGGCCCGAAAAATCGACCACCGTCAATGCAGACATCGAATACACTCCTTATAAATTTTGGACACTATCCTTAAGCGTATTTCGTAACGATATCACCGATCTCATCCAATATAGTTTTGGAACAAGAACCAGTGAATTTGCCAACTTCCAATTAAAGAACATACAGCGTGCCTATACAAGAGGTGTGGAAGCTGGTTCCCGTGTACGTTTTCTAAAGTATTTTGCTTTGGAATTAGGATACAACCAAACCGATACAAGAGACCTAACAACCGATAGACCCTTGGAAGGAAGAGCCTTACACCAAGGAACAATGAACTTTTTTGTAAATGCTCCTGGCGGTTGGGAATTTGCTCTTCGTGCCAAACGTTTAGACAAACGGCCGTTTTATAGTACAACCAACGAATTTACTGCGGGAACCAGCACAGCTCTCATCGACCAACAAACCAAAAGTGTGGAAGAAAACAATAAGGTAGT
- a CDS encoding HmuY family protein, whose translation MSDEDLFVNQLITNLVNAGNPNALDKIVFSKSNGDGSYTTRFNATNLDFYIYFQFEGNKQIPFSEKDSLTWDIAFNRYKVATNSGETNRFGLGGACTSNTTDFGTASSTSAASQGCSSFTVDVATTTQGIGGAGATYIGNAIVTEWYYYTIGNLTPKPDIFLIRGGTGLSTYAVHIENYYSDAGTSGYPTIRWKKLP comes from the coding sequence TTGTCCGACGAAGATTTGTTTGTAAATCAATTGATCACCAACCTGGTCAATGCAGGGAATCCCAATGCTTTGGATAAAATTGTATTTTCCAAGTCCAATGGAGATGGAAGTTATACAACTAGGTTCAATGCGACCAATTTAGATTTTTATATTTACTTTCAGTTCGAAGGAAACAAACAAATTCCTTTTTCAGAAAAAGACTCCCTTACCTGGGACATTGCATTTAACAGATACAAGGTGGCCACAAATTCCGGTGAAACCAACCGTTTTGGTCTGGGTGGTGCTTGTACAAGTAATACAACTGATTTCGGTACTGCTAGTTCCACTTCTGCCGCAAGCCAAGGATGTTCCAGTTTTACGGTTGATGTTGCCACTACCACACAAGGGATTGGTGGAGCTGGAGCCACTTATATTGGAAATGCAATCGTCACCGAATGGTATTATTACACGATTGGGAATTTAACCCCTAAACCTGATATCTTTCTCATTCGAGGAGGAACTGGTCTTTCTACTTACGCCGTTCATATTGAAAATTATTATAGTGATGCGGGAACTTCTGGTTATCCGACCATCCGATGGAAAAAACTTCCCTAA